One genomic segment of Clostridium saccharoperbutylacetonicum N1-4(HMT) includes these proteins:
- a CDS encoding MFS transporter, protein MNEKIKLRNILGYSSINFLGSGAQGLMSAWLLLFYTTVCGLDPIKASSIFTIARLIDAVGNPVLGFISDGFGQTKLGRRFGRRKPFIALGIVGIAIIFPCLWIAGQSFSYYFAVNMIYEIAYTLIFVPGTTLPAEMTQNAAEKAKLIGGKQYCGTLSGFISGLITAYIFSTFGKATAQSYWYIGLSWGIITTIALLFFLFNVYERDPKTVVYEDAAGSLSEVFKKLGVDLVSCMRLKAFRLHSTMWFLGSVYKQLQGGVLTFFALYVLTLDTVNVSAVNSVSSGVSLVAVFIYIILAYKFGGPKTFKLGIGIIFVSLLGYVYLVFTGHNSFTFTLFFVFTVVNIVGKAAVDYVPTYQMGFVADIDEALTLKRREGIYNGINGLFGKLAAAIETSILGIGLAAFGFVSSSAKDKLVQQPPSAITGIAIVTIVFPIILLTITWFAASRYKLTKETHKLLVDEVNRIKAGGSMEDVTPEAKAAVEVLTGWQYEKCFGNNNVAYTNKSGGFNNTALN, encoded by the coding sequence ATGAACGAAAAAATTAAATTAAGAAATATACTTGGTTATTCAAGTATAAACTTTTTAGGAAGTGGAGCCCAAGGGTTAATGTCAGCATGGTTGCTGTTATTTTACACTACTGTTTGCGGACTTGATCCAATAAAAGCATCATCTATCTTCACAATTGCAAGGCTTATCGATGCTGTTGGAAATCCAGTATTAGGATTTATAAGTGATGGTTTTGGTCAAACAAAGTTAGGTAGAAGATTTGGTAGAAGAAAACCTTTCATAGCATTAGGAATAGTTGGAATAGCTATTATATTCCCATGCTTATGGATAGCAGGTCAATCTTTTTCTTACTATTTCGCAGTTAATATGATATATGAAATAGCGTATACTTTAATATTTGTACCTGGAACTACTCTTCCAGCTGAAATGACTCAAAATGCTGCAGAAAAAGCAAAACTTATTGGTGGAAAACAATATTGTGGTACTTTATCAGGATTTATTTCAGGATTAATAACTGCATATATTTTTAGTACTTTTGGAAAGGCTACAGCTCAATCTTATTGGTATATAGGACTTTCTTGGGGAATTATAACCACAATAGCTTTACTATTCTTCTTGTTTAATGTATATGAAAGAGATCCTAAAACAGTAGTTTATGAAGATGCTGCAGGTTCACTTAGTGAAGTATTTAAGAAGCTTGGAGTTGATTTAGTTTCATGTATGAGACTTAAAGCATTTAGACTTCATAGCACTATGTGGTTTTTGGGTAGTGTTTACAAACAACTTCAAGGAGGAGTTCTTACTTTCTTTGCACTTTATGTTTTAACTTTAGACACTGTTAATGTATCAGCAGTAAATAGTGTCTCATCAGGAGTTTCACTTGTAGCTGTATTTATATATATAATACTTGCATACAAATTTGGTGGTCCAAAAACTTTCAAATTAGGTATTGGAATAATATTTGTATCACTTTTAGGTTATGTATATCTTGTATTTACAGGACATAACTCATTTACTTTCACTTTATTCTTTGTTTTCACAGTAGTTAATATCGTAGGTAAGGCTGCAGTTGACTATGTACCAACTTACCAAATGGGATTCGTTGCAGACATAGATGAAGCACTTACTTTAAAGAGAAGAGAAGGTATTTATAACGGTATAAATGGTTTGTTCGGAAAACTTGCAGCAGCAATAGAAACTAGTATACTTGGAATTGGTTTAGCGGCTTTTGGTTTTGTAAGCTCAAGTGCAAAAGATAAATTAGTACAACAACCACCTAGCGCAATAACAGGTATAGCAATAGTTACTATAGTTTTCCCAATAATATTACTTACAATAACATGGTTTGCAGCTTCAAGATATAAACTTACAAAAGAAACTCATAAGTTATTAGTTGATGAAGTAAATAGAATTAAAGCTGGTGGATCAATGGAAGATGTAACTCCAGAAGCTAAAGCAGCTGTTGAAGTTTTAACAGGCTGGCAGTATGAAAAATGTTTTGGAAACAATAATGTAGCATATACAAATAAAAGTGGTGGGTTTAATAATACTGCTTTAAATTAG
- a CDS encoding glycoside hydrolase family 88/105 protein codes for MKDYAKWMAESVIMRKTDLTSYWAYEFGLTLDGIAEVWKQTKDRKYFDYLKECMDTFVQEDGSIRGYRVDEYNIDHLNNGKILLTIYKETKEEKYKKALQLLRSQIDKHPRTREGVFWHKEIYPEQIWLDGLYMGATFYAKYVNEFGNVSEFDDIAKQFIIARNHLIDEKTGLLYHAYDDARTQLWANKETGLSAHFWSRSMGWYVMALVDTLEELPEDNKYKPEILRIFNECVQALVKVADKDSHVWYQVLDQGDRKGNYLEASGSSMIAYAIFKGIRKGYLPEELREFGKLSYKGLIDEFILETKEGLINLNKICFVAGLGGKDNRDGSFTYYISEPIVCNEPKGLGPFIMAAAEANLL; via the coding sequence ATGAAAGATTATGCAAAATGGATGGCTGAATCTGTCATAATGAGAAAAACAGATCTAACTAGCTACTGGGCTTATGAATTCGGTTTGACGTTAGATGGAATTGCAGAAGTTTGGAAACAAACTAAGGATAGAAAGTATTTTGATTATTTGAAGGAATGTATGGATACTTTTGTTCAAGAAGATGGATCCATTAGAGGATACAGAGTTGATGAATATAACATTGACCATTTGAATAATGGTAAAATATTATTAACTATATATAAAGAAACTAAAGAAGAAAAATACAAGAAGGCATTACAATTATTAAGGTCACAAATTGATAAACATCCTAGAACTAGAGAAGGTGTTTTCTGGCATAAAGAAATCTATCCAGAACAAATTTGGCTAGACGGACTATATATGGGTGCAACTTTTTATGCAAAGTATGTAAACGAGTTCGGGAATGTTTCTGAATTTGATGATATTGCTAAACAATTCATTATTGCTAGAAATCATTTAATCGATGAAAAAACAGGTTTGTTATATCACGCTTATGATGATGCAAGAACTCAACTTTGGGCTAATAAAGAAACAGGTTTATCTGCACATTTTTGGAGTAGATCAATGGGGTGGTATGTTATGGCACTAGTTGATACTTTAGAAGAATTACCAGAGGATAATAAGTACAAACCAGAAATCCTTAGAATATTTAATGAATGTGTACAAGCACTAGTTAAAGTTGCAGATAAAGATAGTCATGTTTGGTATCAAGTATTAGATCAAGGTGATAGAAAAGGAAATTATTTAGAGGCTTCAGGTTCTTCAATGATAGCATATGCTATTTTTAAAGGTATAAGAAAGGGATATTTACCAGAAGAATTAAGAGAATTTGGTAAGTTATCTTATAAAGGATTAATTGACGAGTTTATACTTGAAACTAAAGAAGGTCTTATTAATTTGAATAAAATATGTTTTGTAGCAGGACTTGGTGGCAAGGACAATAGAGATGGTTCGTTTACTTATTATATAAGTGAACCAATAGTTTGTAATGAACCAAAAGGTTTAGGACCATTTATAATGGCAGCGGCAGAAGCTAACTTACTTTAA
- a CDS encoding UxaA family hydrolase codes for MKDFIKINDKDNVVVALRDINKGEILELDNIKIETKEEVKRGHKIAIANISNDENVIKYGYAIGHAIKEIEAGEWVHTHNIKTNLNGIKDYSFSQQLNDVSRADRKLTFDGYERENGTVGIRNELWIVPTVGCVNGIGERILEKFKSEVNPVGIDGLEVFKHNYGCSQLGDDHANTRTMLGNLVKHPNAGGVLVLGLGCENNTMKEFIESLGEYDSKRIKFLVAQEVSDEIGEGAKILKDLYENMKDDKRVPVSISKLKVGLKCGGSDGFSGITANPLVGSFSDFLVSQGGTTILTEVPEMFGAETILMNRCSNDSVFDKTVHLINDFKEYFMSYNQPIYENPSPGNKAGGITTLEDKSLGCTQKSGNATVVDVLKYGETLRTNGLNLLSGPGNDLVAASALAAAGCHLVLFTTGRGTPFGTFVPTIKISTNSALYKLKPHWMDFNAGCLVEDKNMDEVTEDLLQYIIEVSGGKLVNNEINKFKEISILKQGVTL; via the coding sequence ATGAAGGATTTTATTAAGATTAATGATAAAGATAATGTGGTTGTAGCACTTAGAGATATAAATAAAGGTGAAATTTTAGAATTAGATAATATAAAAATAGAAACTAAAGAAGAAGTTAAAAGAGGTCATAAAATAGCAATAGCTAACATTTCGAATGACGAAAATGTTATTAAGTATGGATATGCTATTGGACATGCTATAAAAGAAATTGAAGCTGGAGAATGGGTACATACTCATAATATTAAAACAAATTTAAATGGAATAAAAGATTATTCATTTAGTCAACAATTAAATGATGTATCTAGAGCTGATAGAAAACTTACATTTGATGGTTATGAAAGAGAAAATGGAACTGTAGGTATAAGAAATGAATTATGGATTGTTCCAACTGTTGGATGTGTAAATGGAATTGGAGAAAGAATTCTTGAAAAGTTTAAGTCTGAAGTTAATCCAGTAGGAATTGATGGCCTTGAAGTATTCAAACATAATTATGGTTGTTCACAATTAGGTGATGACCATGCAAATACAAGAACAATGCTTGGAAATTTAGTTAAGCATCCTAATGCTGGAGGAGTATTGGTTTTAGGACTTGGTTGCGAAAACAATACTATGAAAGAATTTATTGAATCATTAGGTGAATATGATAGTAAGAGAATTAAATTTTTAGTGGCTCAAGAAGTTTCAGATGAAATTGGAGAAGGGGCTAAAATATTAAAAGATCTTTATGAAAATATGAAAGATGATAAGAGAGTTCCTGTATCTATATCAAAATTAAAAGTTGGATTAAAATGTGGGGGCTCTGATGGGTTCTCAGGAATAACAGCTAATCCGCTTGTTGGAAGTTTTTCAGATTTCTTAGTATCTCAAGGTGGAACTACAATTCTTACTGAAGTTCCTGAAATGTTTGGTGCAGAAACTATATTGATGAATAGATGCTCAAATGATTCTGTATTTGATAAAACAGTACATTTAATTAATGACTTTAAGGAATACTTTATGTCATATAATCAACCAATATATGAAAACCCTTCACCAGGTAATAAAGCAGGAGGGATAACGACGCTTGAAGATAAATCATTAGGGTGTACACAAAAATCAGGAAATGCTACGGTTGTAGATGTGCTTAAATATGGAGAAACTTTAAGGACAAATGGATTAAATTTATTAAGTGGACCTGGTAATGATTTAGTTGCAGCCTCAGCACTAGCGGCAGCAGGATGCCATCTTGTATTATTTACTACAGGAAGAGGAACTCCGTTTGGAACTTTTGTTCCAACAATTAAAATATCTACAAATTCAGCTCTTTACAAATTAAAACCTCATTGGATGGATTTTAATGCAGGTTGCTTAGTTGAAGATAAAAATATGGATGAAGTGACAGAAGATTTATTACAATATATAATTGAAGTTTCTGGTGGGAAACTAGTTAATAATGAAATTAACAAGTTTAAAGAAATTTCAATTTTAAAGCAAGGTGTTACATTATAG
- a CDS encoding tagaturonate reductase: MKLNKETYKEFKSYPEKVLQFGEGNFLRAFVDWQIDKMNDEAGFNGSVVVVQPLENGLVDMLNDQDGLYTLYLQGMQNGKAVRTHKVMNSISRGINPYRDYEEYLKVGENPELRFIVSNTTEAGIAFEADDKLEGGCQKGYPAKLTALLYRRFKAFNGASDKGLIIIPCELIDRNGEKLKEIVLKYAEVWNLGQEFVNWINEANTFCCSLVDRIVPGYPRDTIEEVRKEIGYDDNLVDVGEIFHLWVIEGPQSVKDELPIDKAGLNIKVVDDMTPYRTRKVRILNGPHTAMVPVAYLYGLETVGESVDHEVIGKYVHEVIYDEIIPTLDLPHDELVEFADAIIERFRNPYVKHYLMSIALNSMSKYKTRDLPSLTEYLKRKGELPKKLVFSIAALIEFYKGKRGDEDIQLSDDEDILELFKNLWTNCDGTSEGLKKVVTGVLGYEKNWGSNLNDVPGLTDKVSGYLEIIEKVGMKEAVKEVL; the protein is encoded by the coding sequence ATGAAGTTAAATAAGGAAACATATAAAGAGTTTAAAAGTTATCCTGAAAAAGTATTACAATTTGGAGAAGGAAATTTTCTAAGAGCCTTTGTTGATTGGCAAATAGATAAGATGAATGATGAAGCTGGTTTTAATGGAAGTGTAGTAGTAGTACAACCATTAGAAAATGGTTTAGTTGATATGTTAAATGATCAAGATGGATTATATACACTATATCTTCAAGGTATGCAAAATGGAAAAGCTGTAAGAACTCATAAGGTTATGAATAGTATAAGCAGAGGAATCAATCCATACAGAGATTATGAAGAATATTTAAAAGTTGGAGAAAATCCTGAATTAAGATTTATAGTTTCTAATACTACAGAAGCTGGAATAGCTTTTGAAGCTGATGATAAATTAGAAGGTGGATGCCAAAAAGGATATCCTGCAAAATTAACAGCACTTTTATATCGTAGATTTAAGGCATTTAATGGTGCAAGCGATAAAGGATTAATTATAATACCATGTGAACTTATCGATAGAAATGGTGAAAAATTAAAAGAAATAGTATTAAAATATGCTGAAGTATGGAATTTAGGACAAGAATTTGTTAATTGGATTAATGAAGCTAATACTTTCTGCTGCAGTTTAGTAGATAGAATTGTACCAGGATATCCAAGAGATACAATTGAAGAAGTTAGAAAAGAAATCGGTTATGATGATAATTTAGTAGATGTAGGTGAAATCTTCCACCTATGGGTAATTGAAGGACCACAATCAGTAAAAGATGAATTACCAATAGATAAAGCAGGATTAAACATCAAAGTTGTAGATGATATGACTCCATATAGAACTAGAAAAGTAAGAATACTTAATGGACCACATACAGCAATGGTACCAGTTGCATATCTTTATGGATTAGAAACTGTTGGAGAATCAGTAGATCACGAAGTAATAGGTAAATATGTTCATGAAGTAATTTATGATGAAATTATACCAACATTAGATCTTCCACACGATGAATTAGTTGAATTTGCAGATGCCATAATAGAAAGATTTAGAAATCCATATGTAAAACACTATTTAATGAGTATAGCATTAAACTCTATGTCAAAATATAAGACAAGAGATTTACCAAGCTTAACTGAATACTTAAAGAGAAAAGGTGAATTACCTAAGAAATTAGTATTCTCTATTGCTGCTTTAATAGAATTCTATAAAGGAAAAAGAGGAGACGAAGATATTCAACTTTCAGATGATGAAGATATTTTAGAATTATTTAAGAATCTATGGACAAACTGTGATGGAACAAGCGAAGGTTTAAAGAAGGTTGTGACAGGGGTTCTTGGATATGAAAAGAACTGGGGAAGCAACTTGAACGATGTTCCAGGATTAACTGATAAAGTATCTGGTTACTTAGAAATAATCGAAAAAGTTGGAATGAAAGAAGCTGTTAAAGAAGTTCTTTAA
- a CDS encoding bifunctional 4-hydroxy-2-oxoglutarate aldolase/2-dehydro-3-deoxy-phosphogluconate aldolase has protein sequence MRREVVLQKIKEAGVVAVVRGDSKEEAIKIVDAVSKGGIKIMEMTMTVPNPIDVIKEAVEKYEGTDIIVGAGTVLDSETARACILAGAQFIVSPYLDVETLKLCNRYKVLVMPGVMTVKDAVTAFEYGVDVVKIFPANLYGPSVIKSFKGPLPQGDFMPTGGVTVANLHEWIEAGAVVVGTGGDLTKGAKTGDFELVEKTAKQFVEAFEKAKK, from the coding sequence ATGAGAAGAGAAGTAGTATTACAAAAAATTAAAGAAGCTGGAGTTGTAGCTGTAGTTAGAGGCGATTCAAAGGAAGAAGCTATAAAAATAGTTGATGCAGTTTCTAAGGGTGGAATAAAAATCATGGAAATGACTATGACTGTTCCAAATCCTATAGATGTAATTAAAGAAGCTGTAGAAAAATATGAAGGTACAGATATAATAGTTGGAGCTGGTACGGTTTTAGATTCTGAAACTGCAAGGGCTTGTATTTTAGCGGGAGCACAATTTATTGTTAGTCCATATTTGGACGTTGAAACTTTAAAACTTTGCAATAGATATAAAGTTTTAGTTATGCCTGGAGTAATGACTGTAAAAGATGCAGTTACTGCTTTTGAATACGGGGTTGATGTTGTTAAAATATTCCCAGCTAATCTTTATGGACCATCTGTAATTAAATCATTTAAAGGACCACTTCCTCAAGGTGATTTTATGCCAACTGGTGGAGTAACAGTAGCTAATTTACATGAGTGGATTGAAGCTGGAGCTGTTGTTGTTGGTACTGGTGGTGATTTAACTAAAGGAGCAAAGACTGGTGACTTTGAATTAGTTGAAAAGACTGCTAAACAATTTGTAGAAGCGTTTGAAAAAGCAAAGAAGTAG
- the uxaC gene encoding glucuronate isomerase — protein MKKFMDENFLLSSEVAQKLYHDYSEKMPIIDYHCHINPKEILDNKQFENITQVWLYGDHYKWRQMRTFGIDEKFITGDGSDYEKFLAWAKTISMAIGNPLYHWTHLELKRYFGVEETLNEKTAPAIWEKVNKMLNTEEFRVRGLIKKSNVKVICTTDDPIDSLEYHLAIKEDKSFDIKVLPAFRPDKALGINKETFKEWFNKLEEVVGNKITNFDEYLEALKKRVEFFHEVGCRVSDNALDFVPVGNASKEEVAEIFVNVLKNGSVSFEAENKFRVFVLKFFGKLYHDLNWTNQFHMNCVRDNNTKMFKVLGPDTGFDSLNDTEVAIPLSRLLNALNMENALPKTIIYSLNANDNSTIGTLIGCFQGDGIKGKLQFGSAWWFNDHKTGMQEQIKSLASLGMLSTFVGMLTDSRSFLSYTRHEYFRRILCNVIGEWVDNGEFPDDYEVLGKIVSDISYNNANNYFNM, from the coding sequence ATGAAAAAATTTATGGATGAAAATTTTTTATTATCTAGTGAGGTGGCTCAAAAATTATATCATGATTATTCTGAGAAAATGCCGATCATAGATTATCATTGTCACATTAATCCAAAAGAAATATTAGACAATAAACAATTTGAAAATATAACTCAAGTTTGGCTTTATGGGGACCACTATAAATGGAGACAAATGAGAACTTTCGGTATAGATGAAAAGTTTATAACTGGAGATGGAAGCGATTATGAAAAGTTTTTAGCATGGGCAAAAACAATTTCAATGGCTATTGGAAATCCATTATATCATTGGACACATCTAGAATTGAAGAGATATTTTGGAGTTGAAGAAACATTAAATGAAAAAACAGCACCAGCTATTTGGGAAAAAGTAAATAAAATGCTAAATACTGAAGAATTCAGAGTAAGAGGTCTTATTAAAAAGTCAAATGTTAAAGTGATATGCACTACAGATGATCCAATAGATTCATTAGAATATCATTTAGCTATAAAAGAAGATAAGAGTTTTGATATTAAAGTTTTACCAGCATTTAGGCCTGATAAAGCATTAGGAATTAATAAAGAAACATTTAAAGAATGGTTCAATAAATTGGAAGAAGTTGTTGGAAATAAAATCACAAACTTTGATGAATATTTAGAAGCTTTAAAGAAGAGAGTTGAATTCTTCCATGAAGTTGGATGTAGAGTTTCTGATAATGCCTTAGATTTTGTTCCTGTTGGAAATGCTTCTAAGGAAGAAGTAGCTGAAATATTTGTTAATGTATTAAAGAATGGTAGTGTTTCATTTGAAGCTGAAAACAAATTTAGAGTATTTGTTTTAAAATTCTTTGGAAAACTATATCATGATTTAAACTGGACAAATCAATTTCACATGAATTGTGTTAGAGATAATAATACTAAGATGTTCAAAGTATTAGGTCCTGATACAGGATTTGATTCATTAAATGATACTGAAGTTGCAATTCCACTTTCAAGATTATTAAATGCTTTAAACATGGAAAATGCACTTCCTAAAACTATAATATATAGCTTAAATGCAAATGATAATTCTACTATCGGAACATTAATAGGATGTTTCCAAGGTGATGGAATAAAAGGTAAATTACAATTTGGTTCAGCTTGGTGGTTTAACGATCACAAAACTGGTATGCAAGAACAAATAAAATCACTTGCTAGTTTAGGAATGTTAAGTACATTTGTTGGAATGCTTACTGATTCAAGAAGTTTCTTATCTTATACAAGACATGAATACTTCAGAAGAATACTTTGTAATGTGATAGGTGAATGGGTTGATAATGGCGAATTCCCTGATGATTATGAAGTTTTAGGTAAAATAGTTTCAGATATTAGCTATAACAATGCTAATAATTATTTCAATATGTAA
- a CDS encoding glycoside-pentoside-hexuronide (GPH):cation symporter, translating into MEQSKNSQTKGSDNGNTKLSLREKISYGFGDFGNGFMFDLGQSYLTKFFVDTCGIGAAAVGGIFAFTKIFDAFMDPLAGSIIDGRKAGKSGKFRPVMMISSIILAILTVITFTMPNISLTSKIVYGYVTYMIWGLMYSFTNVPYGSLASVMTRDVEERSQLATFRQAGSLGAQLITGVAFVPILMMFNDKKIGYPIAAAVMACIGVISFFICFTNTKEHVVVNRNGKSEKASAKDYIKVIFTNRPLLCLILMQLFTISAMNTNNQMMIFFCQYNLGDIALQPKVNGIMIGCSVIGIFAIPFLVKKFGKKKTAISGLLIGIVANGLNFIMPTNQADPTIFITLVTIGYVGLAIPNGVTWAFVTDAIDYGHWHTGIRKEGVTYAAFNFSRKIAQSLAAIVSASVLGMTGYVANAQQSAETLLGIKGAMTLYPAVALALAAIVVGVLHNLPDDKYRKVAQDLQEGKWENGMLE; encoded by the coding sequence ATGGAACAATCGAAGAATAGTCAGACTAAAGGTTCTGACAATGGAAATACTAAGTTAAGTTTAAGAGAAAAAATTTCATATGGTTTTGGAGATTTTGGAAATGGATTTATGTTTGACTTAGGACAATCATATCTTACAAAATTTTTTGTAGATACTTGTGGAATTGGTGCTGCAGCTGTTGGTGGAATATTTGCATTTACAAAGATATTTGATGCTTTTATGGATCCATTAGCAGGTTCAATAATTGATGGGAGAAAAGCTGGGAAATCAGGTAAATTTAGACCTGTAATGATGATATCTAGTATAATTTTAGCAATACTAACTGTGATTACATTTACTATGCCAAATATTTCACTTACATCAAAAATTGTATATGGTTATGTAACATATATGATATGGGGGCTTATGTATTCATTTACTAATGTTCCTTATGGATCTCTAGCATCAGTAATGACAAGAGATGTAGAAGAAAGAAGCCAATTGGCAACATTTAGACAAGCTGGATCTCTTGGAGCTCAATTAATAACTGGAGTAGCTTTTGTACCTATTCTTATGATGTTCAATGATAAAAAAATTGGGTATCCTATTGCAGCTGCAGTTATGGCTTGTATAGGAGTTATTTCATTCTTTATTTGTTTCACTAATACTAAAGAACATGTCGTAGTTAATAGAAATGGTAAATCAGAAAAGGCATCTGCGAAAGACTACATTAAAGTAATATTTACAAATAGACCACTATTATGTTTAATTCTTATGCAATTATTCACTATTTCTGCTATGAATACTAATAACCAAATGATGATATTCTTTTGTCAATATAACCTAGGAGATATAGCACTTCAGCCAAAAGTTAACGGTATAATGATTGGATGTTCTGTAATTGGTATATTTGCAATACCATTTTTAGTAAAGAAATTTGGTAAGAAGAAAACTGCAATTTCAGGACTATTGATAGGTATTGTCGCTAATGGATTGAATTTTATTATGCCAACTAATCAAGCAGATCCAACAATTTTCATAACACTTGTAACTATTGGTTATGTAGGATTAGCTATTCCGAATGGGGTGACTTGGGCATTCGTTACAGATGCAATAGATTATGGTCACTGGCATACTGGAATAAGAAAAGAAGGTGTGACATATGCAGCGTTTAATTTCTCAAGAAAGATAGCTCAATCTTTAGCTGCTATTGTAAGTGCAAGTGTATTAGGAATGACTGGATACGTTGCAAATGCACAGCAAAGTGCAGAAACATTACTTGGAATTAAAGGTGCTATGACATTATATCCAGCAGTAGCATTAGCATTGGCTGCTATTGTTGTAGGGGTATTACACAACTTACCAGATGATAAATATAGAAAAGTTGCACAAGATCTTCAAGAAGGTAAATGGGAAAATGGTATGCTTGAATAA
- a CDS encoding HIT family protein, translating to MNFDEKCFYCSKNEELDKLMIKICDLEVSTVYLFKEQTYKGRCNVVFKEHKSEVAELTEQEASSFIKDVRRVAQAIHKAFTPNKINYGAFADTMKHLHFHLVPKYEGGPSWGGTFEMNPQQVYLSDEEYNELIDKVKKNL from the coding sequence ATGAACTTTGATGAAAAATGTTTTTATTGTTCAAAGAACGAAGAACTTGATAAGCTAATGATTAAAATATGTGATTTAGAAGTATCAACAGTATATTTGTTTAAAGAACAAACTTATAAAGGGAGATGTAATGTGGTTTTTAAAGAACATAAGAGCGAAGTTGCTGAATTGACTGAACAAGAAGCTAGTTCATTTATTAAAGATGTTCGTAGGGTTGCGCAAGCTATACATAAAGCTTTTACTCCTAATAAAATAAATTATGGAGCATTCGCTGATACAATGAAACATCTTCATTTTCACTTAGTACCCAAATATGAAGGAGGTCCTTCATGGGGAGGAACATTTGAAATGAACCCACAACAAGTGTATTTAAGTGATGAAGAATATAATGAATTGATAGACAAAGTCAAGAAAAATTTATAA
- a CDS encoding LacI family DNA-binding transcriptional regulator: MSVTIKDIAKLANVSHTTVSRALNNSPYINEETKVKIKALAKELNYVPNYSAKSLVLLKSYVIGIFFSSISEGTSDTFFHEIIKGVNKVMDKEYNLVIRGIDDYEYSHPIDNKNFDGIIVVSQSKNDDKFIKTILEKNIPTVVINRNIDDDKIINIMSDDTKGSYDAVTYFIENNHKRIALIEGNKEFESSSYRRKGYIKALEDNNIPINEELIISGKYDLQSGYISMNKLLELDEKPTAVFCSNDDIAVGAMKAISESGLSVPDDISIIGFDDSNFCNYVTPTLSSVKKDSLTMSKYGGTYILNLINNKEIDRNKVFIESKLVMRKSVKKL, from the coding sequence ATGAGTGTTACTATAAAAGATATTGCAAAATTGGCTAACGTTTCTCATACAACAGTGTCAAGAGCACTTAACAATAGCCCATACATAAATGAAGAAACAAAGGTTAAAATTAAAGCTTTAGCAAAGGAATTAAATTATGTTCCAAATTATAGTGCTAAAAGTTTGGTTTTATTAAAATCATATGTTATAGGAATTTTCTTTTCTTCCATTAGTGAAGGAACTTCAGATACATTTTTCCATGAAATTATTAAAGGTGTAAATAAGGTCATGGATAAAGAATATAATTTAGTCATTAGAGGAATTGATGATTATGAATATTCACATCCAATTGATAATAAAAATTTTGATGGAATAATAGTTGTAAGCCAAAGTAAGAACGATGATAAATTTATAAAAACTATACTAGAAAAAAATATACCAACTGTAGTCATAAATAGAAATATTGATGATGATAAAATAATAAATATTATGTCAGATGATACTAAAGGGTCGTACGATGCTGTTACATATTTTATAGAAAATAATCATAAAAGAATAGCATTAATAGAAGGAAATAAAGAATTTGAATCTAGTTCATATAGAAGAAAAGGATATATAAAAGCATTAGAAGATAATAATATTCCTATTAATGAAGAATTGATTATAAGTGGTAAGTACGATTTACAGAGTGGGTACATAAGCATGAATAAATTATTAGAATTAGATGAAAAACCTACAGCAGTATTTTGTTCTAACGATGATATTGCTGTTGGAGCTATGAAAGCTATATCAGAAAGCGGTTTAAGCGTTCCTGATGATATTTCAATTATAGGCTTTGATGATAGTAATTTTTGTAATTATGTAACACCAACATTATCAAGTGTAAAAAAAGATTCGTTGACAATGAGTAAATATGGAGGCACTTATATTTTAAATCTAATAAATAATAAAGAGATTGATAGAAACAAAGTGTTTATAGAATCAAAGCTTGTAATGAGAAAATCAGTTAAAAAATTATAA